A region from the Nostoc sp. HK-01 genome encodes:
- a CDS encoding hypothetical protein (expressed protein): MFLPNSLDNQLQHWDDIIHNQPDNPKAYIRRGMVKFQLAKIDESIQDFDTAEKIEPRLKPYLWQRGLSYYYAERFAEGAQQFEIDLTVNANDVEETIWRYLCIARWQGVQTARNSLLKVKNDPRQVLRFIYDLFAGNCTPNEVLSVGESEGIKGKFYSHLYLGLYYESANNLNLAQEYIVKAADKYQIDDYMWYLAQVHKKLRGWL; this comes from the coding sequence ATGTTTTTACCCAATTCTTTAGACAATCAACTACAACATTGGGATGATATAATTCACAATCAACCAGATAATCCCAAGGCTTACATTCGGCGGGGTATGGTTAAATTCCAATTAGCCAAAATTGATGAATCTATTCAAGACTTTGACACAGCAGAAAAAATAGAACCTCGTCTCAAACCATATCTCTGGCAACGGGGCTTATCTTATTATTATGCTGAAAGGTTTGCGGAAGGCGCTCAACAGTTTGAAATTGATTTAACTGTAAATGCTAATGATGTCGAAGAAACTATATGGCGATATCTTTGTATAGCTCGTTGGCAAGGTGTACAAACAGCACGAAATTCTCTATTAAAAGTCAAAAATGACCCCAGACAAGTCCTGAGATTTATATATGATTTGTTTGCCGGAAATTGTACACCAAATGAAGTTTTATCTGTTGGTGAATCAGAAGGAATTAAAGGTAAATTTTATAGTCATCTTTATTTAGGATTGTATTATGAATCTGCAAACAACTTGAATTTAGCTCAAGAGTATATAGTCAAAGCTGCCGATAAATACCAGATTGATGATTATATGTGGTATTTAGCGCAGGTACACAAAAAATTACGCGGTTGGCTGTAA